The following are encoded in a window of Brachyhypopomus gauderio isolate BG-103 chromosome 18, BGAUD_0.2, whole genome shotgun sequence genomic DNA:
- the c18h5orf15 gene encoding keratinocyte-associated transmembrane protein 2: protein MAAEKMQLQLSVYLLVILGGLALLPVRCEGETTVIQDSTNITAPVHNSASVLTTANKENQTKSANQNFTTNSATTTITTPAPVKSTDLDVDTPGAESTRPTDQKPTNTSEAKLASTSVSEKSRSAFDFESTTSPIGNTENYDYGEINGENSRFAGEGLPSDQSFTQNLGNINNNDDSPENGNNMKDSMIYTTQDEDSHFFFHLVIIAFLVAIVYITYHNKRKIMLLAQSRRWREGLCSRSVEYHRLDQNVHEAMPSLKMTNDYIF, encoded by the exons ATGGCGGCAGAGAAGATGCAGCTACAattatctgtttatttattaGTAATTTTGGGCGGTCTGGCACTGTTACCAGTTAGATGCGAGGGCG AAACTACTGTGATACAAGACTCAACAAACATTACAGCCCCTGTACATAACAGTGCTTCTGTACTCACAACAGCAAACAAGGAAAACCAAACCAAATCTGCAAACCAAAACTTTACCACCAATTCTGCTACTACTACAATTACAACACCAGCGCCAGTGAAGTCTACTGACTTAGATGTTGATACTCCGGGTGCAGAAAGCACCAGGCCTACTGATCAAAAGCCCACTAACACCTCTGAGGCCAAGCTAGCTAGCACCTCTGTCTCTGAGAAGTCACGCTCAGCATTTGATTTCGAGTCCACCACCTCTCCTATAGGAAACACAGAAAACTACGATTACGGTGAAATTAATGGCGAAAACTCAAGGTTTGCAGGTGAAGGTCTGCCATCAGATCAGAGTTTCACTCAAAATCTGGGGAACATTAACAATAATGATGACAGCCCTGAAAATGGGAATAATATGAAGGATTCTATGATCTACACCACCCAAGATGAAGACTCCCACTTCTTCTTTCACTTGGTTATCATTGCTTTTCTAGTGGCAATAGTCTACATCACTTACCACAACAAGAGAAAG ATCATGCTTCTGGCTCAGAGTCGGCGCTGGAGGGAAGGCCTGTGCTCCCGTAGTGTGGAGTACCATCGGCTCGACCAGAATGTCCATGAGGCCATGCCCTCTCTCAAAATGACCAATGACTACATCTTTTAA